In Streptomyces sp. NBC_01426, one genomic interval encodes:
- a CDS encoding MDR family MFS transporter codes for MATTTPDGVRESGRSETTSDGTPMTHPQIMKALSGLMLGMFVAILSSTIVSNALPQIISDLGGTQASYTWVVTAALLSMTAATPLWGKLSDLFSKKLLVQISLVIYVLGSVVAGLSQNTGMLIACRVVQGIGVGGLSALAQIVMAAMISPRERGRYSGYLGAVFAVATVGGPLLGGVITDTDWLGWRWCFYVGVPFAIIALIVLQKTLKLPVVRRDVKVDWLGAFLISGAVSLLLIWVTQAGDSYDWISWTSLAMTAGSVALGALFVLVESRASDPIIPLRLFRNKTITLASAASLFVGIAMFSGTVFFSQFFQLARGESPTMSGILTIPMIGGLFVSSTLSGAVITKTGKWKAWLVAGGVLLTAGLGLLGTLRYDTPYWHIAIHMALTGLGLGMMMQNLVLATQNQVAPEDLGSASSVVTFFRSLGGAVGVSALGAVMANRVTHYVQDGLTALGPKAAAMGHGGTAGGGIPDLDTLPAPFRTVIESAYGHGVGDVFLYAAPFALLSLLLVLFIKEVALKSKPAAHAPMAESAPQAPATTSIKA; via the coding sequence GGGAAAGCGGCCGATCGGAGACCACGTCCGACGGCACGCCCATGACGCACCCGCAGATCATGAAGGCCCTGTCCGGGCTGATGCTCGGCATGTTCGTGGCGATCCTGTCGTCCACGATCGTCTCCAACGCCCTGCCCCAGATCATCAGTGATCTCGGCGGCACCCAGGCCTCCTACACCTGGGTCGTCACCGCCGCCCTGCTGTCGATGACGGCCGCGACCCCGCTCTGGGGCAAGCTGTCCGACCTCTTCAGCAAGAAGCTGCTGGTCCAGATATCCCTGGTGATCTACGTCCTCGGCTCCGTGGTCGCGGGCCTGTCCCAGAACACGGGCATGCTCATCGCGTGCCGCGTGGTCCAGGGCATCGGCGTCGGCGGCCTGTCCGCCCTCGCCCAGATCGTGATGGCCGCGATGATCTCCCCGCGCGAGCGCGGGCGCTACAGCGGCTACCTCGGTGCGGTGTTCGCCGTGGCCACCGTCGGCGGGCCGCTGCTCGGCGGCGTCATCACCGACACCGACTGGCTCGGCTGGCGCTGGTGCTTCTACGTCGGCGTGCCCTTCGCGATCATCGCGCTGATCGTGCTCCAGAAGACGCTGAAGCTCCCGGTGGTCCGGCGCGACGTCAAGGTGGACTGGCTGGGCGCCTTCCTGATCAGCGGCGCCGTGTCGCTGCTGCTGATCTGGGTCACCCAGGCCGGCGACTCGTACGACTGGATCTCCTGGACCAGCCTGGCGATGACCGCCGGTTCGGTGGCCCTCGGCGCGCTCTTCGTCCTCGTCGAATCCCGCGCGAGCGACCCGATCATCCCGCTGCGGCTGTTCCGCAACAAGACCATCACCCTGGCCTCGGCGGCCTCCCTGTTCGTCGGCATCGCGATGTTCTCGGGCACGGTCTTTTTCAGCCAGTTCTTCCAGTTGGCCCGCGGCGAGTCCCCCACGATGTCCGGAATCCTCACGATTCCGATGATCGGCGGGCTCTTCGTCTCCTCCACTCTTTCCGGTGCGGTGATCACCAAGACCGGCAAGTGGAAGGCCTGGCTCGTCGCCGGCGGCGTGCTGCTGACCGCCGGACTCGGATTGCTGGGCACCCTGCGGTACGACACCCCGTACTGGCACATCGCGATCCACATGGCGCTGACCGGACTCGGTCTCGGCATGATGATGCAGAACCTGGTCCTCGCCACCCAGAACCAGGTGGCCCCCGAGGACCTGGGCTCCGCCAGCTCCGTCGTCACCTTCTTCCGGTCGCTCGGCGGCGCCGTGGGCGTCTCGGCGCTCGGCGCGGTCATGGCCAACCGGGTCACCCACTACGTCCAGGACGGGCTGACCGCCCTCGGGCCGAAGGCCGCCGCGATGGGCCACGGAGGCACCGCCGGCGGCGGGATCCCCGACCTCGACACGCTGCCCGCGCCGTTCCGTACGGTGATCGAGTCCGCCTACGGGCACGGCGTCGGCGACGTCTTCCTGTACGCCGCCCCGTTCGCCCTGCTCTCCCTGCTCCTGGTGCTGTTCATCAAGGAGGTCGCCCTGAAGTCGAAGCCGGCCGCCCACGCGCCCATGGCCGAGAGCGCCCCGCAGGCCCCGGCGACCACGTCGATCAAGGCCTGA
- a CDS encoding glycosyltransferase family 39 protein encodes MTTAAVPLFPSSPPAAVDAVIGRPRWERPAYVVLLLATGLLLVWNLGASGYANSFYSAAVQAGSESWKAFFFGSSDAGNSITVDKPPAALWPMALSVRLFGLGAWQILVPQALMGVGTTAVLYASVRRQFGPAAALIGGAAFALTPVAALMFRFNNPDALLTLLLTITVYCVLRALDGAHTEWLVWAGVAVGFAFLTKTLQAFVILPPLALLYAVCAPTGLRRRLGQLLLSGLAMVVAGGWWVAVVELWPAASRPYIGGSQNNSFLELTLGYNGLGRINGNETGSVGGGGGGGWGETGIDRLFAGNIGGQISWLLPAALVLLVAGLVITWRARRATDSLEGMARAAFLAWGGSLLITAVVFSYMQGIFHEYYTVALAPFVAALVGMGVAVLWEERGSRAASLTLAGTLALTAWWAFVLLGRAEGYLPWLRWTVLVAGLGAAVLLPFAARLGRPVLRAVAGVGLAAALAGPLAYCLTTVNTPHTGSIVTAGPAVAGGRGPGGGPGMRAFYGPGGGAFPQGGGQGGAPQGGFPGGTQGGPGRTVPGGGQAPGGQGGPGGQAPGGGERLGNGPGGGGPGGAGGLLNGTRASAEATAALRADASRYTWAAAAIGSQNAASYQLASGVPVMPIGGFNGSDPSPTLEQFKAYVKAGKIHWFIGQGSTGQGSTGRAGTEDDGTARGPGTTRMGGGPGGGASSAIETWVKANFKAETVGGATFYDLAPASGATGTS; translated from the coding sequence ATGACCACGGCAGCAGTCCCCCTCTTCCCGTCCTCCCCGCCCGCCGCGGTCGACGCCGTGATCGGCAGGCCGCGCTGGGAACGTCCCGCGTACGTCGTCCTGCTGCTCGCGACCGGCCTGCTGCTGGTGTGGAACCTGGGCGCCTCCGGCTACGCGAACTCCTTCTACTCCGCCGCCGTCCAGGCGGGCTCGGAGAGCTGGAAGGCCTTCTTCTTCGGGTCCTCGGACGCGGGGAACTCCATCACCGTCGACAAGCCCCCGGCCGCCCTGTGGCCGATGGCGCTCTCCGTCCGGCTGTTCGGGCTCGGGGCCTGGCAGATCCTCGTTCCCCAGGCCCTGATGGGTGTGGGAACCACCGCCGTCCTGTACGCCTCCGTGCGCCGCCAGTTCGGGCCCGCGGCGGCCCTGATCGGCGGGGCCGCGTTCGCGTTGACCCCGGTCGCCGCGCTGATGTTCCGCTTCAACAACCCCGACGCGCTGCTGACCCTGCTCCTGACGATCACGGTGTACTGCGTCCTGCGGGCCCTCGACGGGGCGCACACCGAATGGCTCGTCTGGGCGGGTGTCGCGGTCGGGTTCGCGTTCCTGACGAAGACCCTCCAGGCCTTCGTGATCCTGCCGCCGCTCGCCCTGCTGTACGCGGTCTGCGCGCCGACCGGGCTGCGCAGGCGGCTCGGACAACTGCTGCTCTCCGGACTGGCGATGGTGGTGGCCGGCGGCTGGTGGGTGGCCGTCGTCGAGCTGTGGCCGGCTGCCTCCCGCCCGTACATCGGCGGCTCGCAGAACAACTCCTTCCTGGAACTGACCCTGGGCTACAACGGCCTCGGCCGGATCAACGGCAACGAGACCGGCAGCGTCGGCGGGGGCGGCGGTGGTGGCTGGGGCGAGACCGGCATCGACCGGCTCTTCGCGGGCAACATCGGCGGACAGATCTCCTGGCTGCTGCCGGCCGCCCTGGTACTGCTCGTGGCGGGCCTGGTGATCACCTGGCGCGCCCGCCGGGCCACCGACTCGCTGGAGGGCATGGCCCGCGCGGCCTTCCTGGCCTGGGGCGGATCACTGCTGATCACCGCGGTGGTCTTCAGCTACATGCAGGGCATCTTCCACGAGTACTACACCGTCGCCCTGGCCCCCTTCGTGGCCGCGCTGGTCGGCATGGGCGTGGCCGTCCTGTGGGAGGAACGGGGCAGCCGCGCGGCCTCCCTCACCCTCGCCGGGACCCTCGCGCTCACCGCTTGGTGGGCCTTCGTCCTGCTGGGCCGCGCCGAGGGGTACCTGCCCTGGCTGCGCTGGACCGTACTGGTCGCCGGCCTCGGAGCGGCGGTGCTCCTGCCGTTCGCGGCGCGACTGGGTCGCCCGGTCCTGCGCGCGGTGGCCGGGGTGGGCCTCGCGGCCGCGCTGGCCGGGCCCCTCGCGTACTGCCTGACGACGGTGAACACCCCGCACACGGGCTCGATCGTCACCGCCGGTCCGGCGGTCGCGGGCGGTCGGGGGCCGGGAGGCGGCCCGGGCATGCGGGCCTTCTACGGCCCGGGCGGCGGCGCGTTCCCCCAGGGCGGCGGCCAGGGCGGGGCTCCCCAGGGCGGGTTTCCGGGCGGTACCCAGGGCGGCCCCGGCCGGACCGTGCCCGGCGGCGGTCAGGCCCCCGGCGGTCAGGGGGGTCCCGGCGGCCAGGCGCCCGGAGGCGGCGAGCGCCTCGGGAACGGCCCGGGCGGCGGCGGGCCCGGCGGCGCCGGCGGACTGCTCAACGGCACCCGGGCGAGCGCCGAGGCGACGGCCGCCCTGCGCGCCGACGCCTCGCGGTACACCTGGGCGGCGGCCGCCATCGGCTCGCAGAACGCGGCGAGTTACCAGCTCGCCTCGGGCGTGCCCGTGATGCCGATCGGCGGCTTCAACGGGAGTGACCCCTCCCCGACCCTGGAGCAGTTCAAGGCGTACGTGAAGGCCGGCAAGATCCACTGGTTCATCGGCCAGGGCTCCACCGGCCAGGGCTCCACCGGCCGGGCCGGCACCGAGGACGACGGCACGGCCCGGGGTCCGGGCACGACCCGGATGGGCGGCGGCCCCGGCGGTGGCGCGAGCAGCGCCATCGAGACCTGGGTGAAGGCCAACTTCAAGGCCGAAACGGTCGGCGGCGCCACCTTCTACGACCTGGCCCCCGCTTCCGGAGCCACCGGCACGTCCTGA
- a CDS encoding glycosyltransferase → MPTDTSPGPGALPARAPLAPVPGVPVLDVVIPVFNEEKDLGPCVRRLHEHLTRTFPYPFRITIADNASTDRTPEVAAGLAAAVEGVRSTRLEEKGRGRALRTVWSHSEAPVLAYMDVDLSTDLNALLPLVAPLISGHSDLAIGTRLARSSRVVRGAKREFVSRAYNLLLRSSLSARFSDAQCGFKAIRREVAQRLLPLVEDTGWFFDTELLVLAERAGLRIHEVPVDWVDDPDTTVHIARTAAEDLRGMWRVGRALAIGALPLDRLARPFGDDPRDRTALPEVPRGLARQLLGFCAVGLLSTLLYLLLYSAFRSSVGPQAANAAALLLSAVANTAANRRLTFGVRGRARAVRHQAQGLVVFGIGLALTSGSLAALGAATTEPTHGTELAVLITANLAATVLRFLLFRAWVFPERRGTPAKDDNR, encoded by the coding sequence ATGCCAACCGACACCTCTCCCGGTCCCGGAGCCCTCCCGGCCCGCGCGCCCCTGGCGCCCGTGCCCGGTGTGCCCGTACTCGACGTGGTGATCCCGGTGTTCAACGAGGAGAAGGACCTCGGACCGTGTGTGCGCCGGCTCCACGAGCACCTCACCCGCACCTTCCCGTACCCGTTCCGGATCACCATCGCCGACAACGCGAGCACCGACCGCACCCCCGAGGTCGCCGCCGGCCTCGCCGCCGCCGTCGAGGGCGTACGCAGCACCCGGCTGGAGGAGAAGGGCCGGGGCCGCGCCCTGCGCACCGTGTGGTCCCACTCCGAGGCACCCGTGCTCGCGTACATGGACGTGGACCTGTCCACCGACCTCAACGCGCTGCTGCCGCTGGTCGCCCCGCTGATCTCGGGCCACTCCGACCTCGCCATCGGCACCCGCCTCGCCCGCTCCTCGCGCGTGGTGCGCGGCGCGAAGCGCGAGTTCGTCTCCCGCGCCTACAACCTGCTGCTCCGCTCCTCCCTCTCCGCCCGCTTCAGCGACGCCCAGTGCGGGTTCAAGGCCATCCGGCGGGAGGTCGCGCAGCGGCTGCTGCCGCTGGTGGAGGACACCGGCTGGTTCTTCGACACCGAGCTGCTCGTCCTCGCCGAGCGGGCCGGACTGCGGATCCACGAGGTACCGGTGGACTGGGTCGACGACCCCGACACCACCGTCCACATCGCCCGCACGGCGGCCGAGGACCTCCGGGGCATGTGGCGGGTGGGTCGCGCGCTGGCCATCGGGGCGCTGCCCCTGGACCGGCTCGCCCGTCCCTTCGGAGACGATCCGCGCGACCGGACCGCCCTGCCCGAGGTACCGCGCGGGCTGGCCCGGCAACTCCTCGGCTTCTGCGCCGTCGGGCTGCTGAGCACGCTGCTCTACCTGCTGCTCTACTCCGCCTTCCGCTCCTCGGTCGGGCCGCAGGCCGCCAACGCCGCCGCGCTGCTGCTGTCGGCCGTGGCCAACACCGCCGCGAACCGCCGGCTCACCTTCGGCGTGCGCGGCCGCGCCCGGGCCGTGCGCCACCAGGCCCAGGGCCTGGTCGTGTTCGGCATCGGCCTGGCGTTGACCAGCGGCTCCCTGGCCGCGCTCGGCGCGGCCACCACCGAGCCGACCCACGGCACCGAACTCGCCGTCCTGATCACGGCCAACCTCGCCGCCACCGTGCTGCGCTTCCTGCTCTTCCGCGCCTGGGTGTTCCCCGAGCGGCGCGGCACTCCCGCGAAGGACGACAACCGATGA
- a CDS encoding sensor histidine kinase yields MALIAVVGAAIGTVTTLALRENLVDKLDDQLRVSLDMALRGPGAGKAARENSLGFVLAPGSPLGAAGIRLDSDGKVIGTARSAAVGGPDLDHRQPLTDGQTAALEQAAHGSAPGGSDPTDVELPQLGGYRVLTSPDGSLVLGFPLSDVDSTVHTLVAVEVFVTLAGLIAASLAGQALVGVALRPLHRVAATATRVSELPLHSGEPALHERVPDAEADPRTEVGQVGAALNRMLGHVSSALTARQQSEMRVRQFVADASHELRTPLASIRGYAELTRRGREQPGPDTRHALGRIESEATRMTGLVEDLLLLARLDAGRPLSTGATDTDLAPLVVDAVSDARAAGPAHHWRLNLPDEPAPIRADPARIQQVLVNLLANARTHTPPGTTVTAHVSRETSAVRLLVEDDGPGIPAELLPHVFERFARGDASRSRSAGSTGLGLAIVQAVVSAHGGQVDVHSRPGRTSFEVRLPLATAPDSQTGHRLTTQR; encoded by the coding sequence GTGGCGCTCATCGCCGTCGTCGGCGCGGCCATCGGCACCGTCACCACGCTCGCGCTGCGCGAGAACCTGGTCGACAAGCTCGACGACCAGCTGCGGGTCTCCCTCGACATGGCGCTCCGCGGGCCCGGCGCCGGCAAGGCCGCCCGCGAGAACAGCCTGGGATTCGTCCTGGCCCCCGGCAGCCCCCTCGGCGCCGCCGGGATCCGGCTCGACTCCGACGGGAAGGTCATCGGCACCGCCCGCAGCGCGGCCGTGGGGGGTCCCGACCTCGACCACCGCCAGCCGCTCACCGACGGCCAGACGGCGGCGCTGGAGCAGGCCGCCCACGGGTCCGCCCCGGGTGGGTCCGACCCGACCGACGTGGAACTGCCGCAGCTCGGCGGCTACCGGGTGCTGACCTCCCCCGACGGCAGCCTCGTACTCGGCTTCCCGCTCAGCGACGTGGACTCCACCGTCCACACCCTGGTCGCGGTGGAGGTCTTCGTCACCCTGGCCGGGCTGATCGCCGCCTCCCTCGCGGGTCAGGCACTCGTCGGCGTGGCCCTGCGCCCCCTGCACCGGGTCGCCGCCACCGCCACCCGGGTCTCCGAACTCCCCCTGCACAGCGGCGAACCCGCCCTGCACGAACGCGTTCCCGACGCGGAGGCCGACCCCCGCACCGAGGTGGGGCAGGTCGGCGCGGCCCTGAACCGGATGTTGGGCCACGTCTCCTCCGCCCTCACCGCCCGACAGCAGAGCGAGATGCGGGTCCGCCAGTTCGTCGCCGACGCCAGCCACGAGCTGCGTACCCCGCTGGCCTCCATCCGCGGCTACGCCGAACTGACCCGGCGCGGCCGCGAGCAGCCCGGCCCCGACACCCGGCACGCGCTGGGCCGGATCGAGTCCGAGGCCACCCGGATGACCGGCCTCGTCGAAGACCTGCTGCTCCTGGCCCGGTTGGACGCCGGGCGCCCGCTGTCCACGGGAGCCACGGACACCGATCTGGCCCCGCTCGTCGTGGACGCCGTCAGTGACGCCCGGGCCGCCGGTCCCGCGCACCACTGGCGGTTGAACCTCCCCGACGAGCCCGCGCCGATCCGCGCCGACCCGGCCCGCATCCAGCAGGTTCTGGTCAACCTCCTCGCCAACGCCCGCACCCACACCCCGCCCGGCACCACCGTCACCGCGCACGTTTCACGTGAAACATCCGCCGTCCGGCTGCTGGTCGAGGACGACGGGCCCGGCATCCCCGCCGAACTCCTCCCCCACGTCTTCGAGCGGTTCGCCCGCGGCGACGCCTCCCGCTCCAGGTCGGCGGGCTCCACCGGTCTCGGGCTCGCCATCGTCCAGGCCGTGGTCTCGGCCCACGGGGGACAGGTCGACGTGCACAGCCGGCCGGGTCGCACCAGCTTCGAGGTACGGCTGCCGCTCGCGACCGCCCCGGACTCACAGACGGGGCACAGGCTCACCACACAACGGTGA
- a CDS encoding response regulator transcription factor produces MTATTTSHASTSTGNHTALVRPDGGPCRVLVVDDEAALSELLSMALRYEGCEVRSAGDGAGAVRAAREFRPDVVLLDIMLPDMDGLAVLGRLRRELPQVPVLFLTAKDSVEDRIAGLTAGGDDYVTKPFSLEEVVARLRGLVRRSGAAQAARGGSVLVVGDLRLDEDSHEVTRDGREVHLTATEFELLRYLMRNPRRVLSKAQILDRVWSYDFGGQANVVELYISYLRRKLESGPGWPPMIHTRRGAGYLIKPAE; encoded by the coding sequence ATGACTGCGACGACCACCTCACACGCGTCCACGTCCACCGGCAATCACACGGCCCTCGTCCGGCCCGACGGCGGCCCCTGCCGGGTGCTCGTGGTCGACGACGAGGCCGCGCTCTCCGAGCTGCTGTCCATGGCCCTGCGCTACGAGGGCTGCGAGGTCCGCAGCGCCGGGGACGGGGCGGGCGCGGTCCGCGCGGCCCGCGAGTTCCGCCCCGACGTGGTGCTGCTCGACATCATGCTCCCGGACATGGACGGGCTGGCCGTACTCGGCCGGCTCCGCCGGGAGCTCCCCCAGGTCCCGGTGCTGTTCCTGACCGCCAAGGACTCCGTCGAGGACCGGATCGCGGGCCTGACGGCGGGCGGCGACGACTACGTCACCAAGCCGTTCAGCCTGGAGGAGGTCGTGGCCCGGCTGCGCGGCCTGGTCCGGCGCTCCGGCGCGGCACAGGCCGCGCGCGGGGGATCCGTCCTGGTCGTGGGCGACCTGCGGCTCGACGAGGACAGCCACGAGGTCACCCGGGACGGCCGGGAGGTCCATCTGACCGCCACCGAGTTCGAGCTGCTGCGCTACCTGATGCGCAACCCGCGCCGCGTGCTCAGCAAGGCGCAGATCCTGGACCGGGTCTGGTCCTACGACTTCGGCGGCCAGGCCAACGTCGTCGAGCTGTACATCTCCTACTTGCGACGGAAGCTGGAGAGCGGCCCCGGATGGCCCCCGATGATCCACACCCGCCGCGGCGCCGGCTACCTGATCAAGCCGGCCGAGTAG